The following proteins come from a genomic window of Neofelis nebulosa isolate mNeoNeb1 chromosome 5, mNeoNeb1.pri, whole genome shotgun sequence:
- the AGPAT3 gene encoding 1-acyl-sn-glycerol-3-phosphate acyltransferase gamma isoform X1 yields MGPLAYLKTQFAVHLLIGFVFVVSGLLINSVQLCTLVLWPLSKRLYRRLNCRLAYSLWSQLVMLLEWWSCTECTLFTDRATVDRFGKEHVVVILNHNFEIDFLCGWTMCERFGVLGSSKVLAKRELLYVPLIGWTWYFLEIVFCKRRWEEDRDTVIRGLERLADYPEYMWFLLYCEGTRFTEKKHRVSMEVAASKGLPALKYHLLPRTKGFTTAVQCLRGTVAAVYDVTLNFRGNKNPSLLGILYGKKYEADMCVRRFPLEEIPLDEKEAAQWLHKLYQEKDALQEMYNQKGVFPGEQFKPARRPWTLLNFLFWATVLLSPLFSCVFGVFASGSPLLILTFLGFVGAASFGVRRLIGVTEIEKGSSYGNQEFKKKE; encoded by the exons ATGGGCCCGCTCGCCTACCTGAAGACGCAGTTCGCGGTGCACCTCCTCATCGGGTTCGTGTTCGTGGTGAGCGGGCTGCTCATCAACTCCGTCCAGCTGTGCACGCTGGTCCTCTGGCCCCTGAGCAAGCGGCTGTACCGCCGGCTGAACTGCCGCCTCGCCTACTCCCTGTGGAGCC AGTTGGTCATGCTTCTGGAGTGGTGGTCCTGCACGGAGTGCACGCTTTTCACTGATCGGGCCACGGTGGACCGTTTCGGCAAGGAGCACGTGGTGGTCATCCTCAACCACAACTTCGAAATCGACTTCCTCTGCGGGTGGACCATGTGCGAGCGGTTTGGCGTGCTGGGG AGTTCCAAAGTCCTGGCGAAGAGGGAGCTGCTGTACGTCCCCCTCATCGGCTGGACGTGGTACTTCCTGGAGATCGTGTTCTGCAAGCGGAGGTGGGAGGAAGACCGGGACACCGTCATCCGGGGGCTGGAGCGCTTGGCGGACTACCCCGAGTACATGTGG TTCCTCCTGTACTGCGAGGGCACGCGCTTCACGGAGAAGAAGCACCGCGTCAGCATGGAGGTGGCCGCCTCCAAGGGGCTGCCCGCCCTCAAGTACCACCTGCTGCCTCGTACCAAGGGCTTCACCACGGCGGTCCAGTGCCTCCGGGGGACAG TCGCAGCCGTGTATGACGTCACACTGAATTTCCGCGGAAACAAGAACCCGTCTTTGCTGGGGATCCTCTACGGGAAGAAGTACGAGGCAGACATGTGCGTGAG GAGATTCCCTCTGGAAGAGATCCCGCTGGATGAAAAGGAAGCAGCTCAGTGGCTCCACAAACTGTACCAGGAGAAG GACGCGTTGCAGGAGATGTATAACCAGAAGGGCGTGTTTCCAGGAGAGCAGTTCAAACCTGCCAGAAGGCCGTGGACGCTTCTGAATTTCCTCTTCTGGGCCACGGTCCTGCTGTCTCCTCTTTTCAGCTGTGTCTTCGGCGTCTTTGCGAGTGGTTCCCCCCTCCTGATCCTGACGTTCCTGGGGTTTGTGGGGGCAG CTTCCTTTGGAGTCCGCCGGCTAATAGGAGTGACTGAAATAGAAAAAGGCTCTAGCTACGGAAAccaagaatttaagaaaaaggagTGA
- the AGPAT3 gene encoding 1-acyl-sn-glycerol-3-phosphate acyltransferase gamma isoform X2, whose amino-acid sequence MRGSLVSGFSFPGKEGPWSLCSQSLRSGHPQLPGACLELRFLTFPLGKAYPESLPAELCQSSKVLAKRELLYVPLIGWTWYFLEIVFCKRRWEEDRDTVIRGLERLADYPEYMWFLLYCEGTRFTEKKHRVSMEVAASKGLPALKYHLLPRTKGFTTAVQCLRGTVAAVYDVTLNFRGNKNPSLLGILYGKKYEADMCVRRFPLEEIPLDEKEAAQWLHKLYQEKDALQEMYNQKGVFPGEQFKPARRPWTLLNFLFWATVLLSPLFSCVFGVFASGSPLLILTFLGFVGAASFGVRRLIGVTEIEKGSSYGNQEFKKKE is encoded by the exons ATGCGGGGGTCCCTGGTATCTGGGTTTTCCTTCCCAGGAAAGGAAGGCCCCTGGTCCCTCTGCTCCCAGAGTCTGAGGTCCGGGCACCCACAGCTCCCCGGGGCTTGTCTTGAGCTCAGGTTTTTGACATTTCCTCTGGGGAAGGCTTACCCAGAGTCCCTGCCAGCTGAGCTGTGTCAG AGTTCCAAAGTCCTGGCGAAGAGGGAGCTGCTGTACGTCCCCCTCATCGGCTGGACGTGGTACTTCCTGGAGATCGTGTTCTGCAAGCGGAGGTGGGAGGAAGACCGGGACACCGTCATCCGGGGGCTGGAGCGCTTGGCGGACTACCCCGAGTACATGTGG TTCCTCCTGTACTGCGAGGGCACGCGCTTCACGGAGAAGAAGCACCGCGTCAGCATGGAGGTGGCCGCCTCCAAGGGGCTGCCCGCCCTCAAGTACCACCTGCTGCCTCGTACCAAGGGCTTCACCACGGCGGTCCAGTGCCTCCGGGGGACAG TCGCAGCCGTGTATGACGTCACACTGAATTTCCGCGGAAACAAGAACCCGTCTTTGCTGGGGATCCTCTACGGGAAGAAGTACGAGGCAGACATGTGCGTGAG GAGATTCCCTCTGGAAGAGATCCCGCTGGATGAAAAGGAAGCAGCTCAGTGGCTCCACAAACTGTACCAGGAGAAG GACGCGTTGCAGGAGATGTATAACCAGAAGGGCGTGTTTCCAGGAGAGCAGTTCAAACCTGCCAGAAGGCCGTGGACGCTTCTGAATTTCCTCTTCTGGGCCACGGTCCTGCTGTCTCCTCTTTTCAGCTGTGTCTTCGGCGTCTTTGCGAGTGGTTCCCCCCTCCTGATCCTGACGTTCCTGGGGTTTGTGGGGGCAG CTTCCTTTGGAGTCCGCCGGCTAATAGGAGTGACTGAAATAGAAAAAGGCTCTAGCTACGGAAAccaagaatttaagaaaaaggagTGA